The window AATGCATATAAAAATAGTAAGCATGATATCGATACTGAACATGCAAATCCGGATTTTGGATGCGATCTTTTTGTCTCCAATAAATTTAAAAACCGTTTCTTTTAACCGTTTTATCATATCTGCCTTTCCAAATTACGGCGCTTTTCCGCTGTTTCTGGTGTAATCCGAAGGAGCGACACCAGTGTTCTGTTTGAATACCCTGTAAAAGGAACGGTAATCGTCGTAGCCGATTGCAGCGGCCACTTCCGCCACCGGCATGTCCGGCCTCCGCTCCATAAGGCCCTTGGCATAGTCCATTTTAATCCGGATCACATAATCCCTGAAATTAACTCCAGTCTTTATTTTAAAGTAGCTGGTAAAATACACATCACTTAAGTTTACGTGCCTTGCCACGTCTTTGGCCAGAATCTTTTCTCCCATATGGGATTTGATATAATACTCCGCTGCCTGAATGATCTGGTTCTTAGAACCGTTTCCTCCTGATCCCTGCTTTCCGGCACAGTCTACGAGAAAATCCTCCATATAGGCTTTTAATTCTTCGAAGGTCCGTATGGTATTAATGGGAAGAACGGCCTCTGCCTGAGAAAACTCCTTTCCGTTTCCCAGTGCCTTCTGAATGTCCGTTATTAAGTAAATACACATCCCACGGATATAATTGGGCGACGGCATGGGCACATAAAGAAGCTGAGAAAAATATTCCCGGCAGAATTCCCGTATTTTCCCAGTCTGATTCGTTGTGATAGAATATATCAGATTATTATAATCCATCTGATTAGCGGCTGCAGGAGGCGGAGTGGTACACAGGATGGTTTCATCGAAGATCTTTTGTTCTATCTCATAAAAGCTGTAGGACAGGCACATGAGAGCGGTCTTATAGGAATTGGAGCAATCCGTAAGCGCAGCTCCTTCCTTACCGATTCCCACGGTTAAATCCATGGTGGAATCCCGGTTTACCCGTTTTAAACACCGGGCCGCGAGGAAGCGGTAATTCACGGGCACAGCCTTTGGCTGCAGGGTATGGATAATCGTCAAAAGCTCGCTGGAGCTTGACACAAGAAATTCATATCTGGTTTCCTGAAGCTCTTCGCTCACAATATCCATCAGATAATTGATCTGCTGGAATTCATCCTCCTGTTCCCTGTCCTCTTTTCCCTCAATGGAAAAAACCATGACCCGGAAGGGGCTGTCATTTAATTTAAGCTCCAGCCGGTGGATTTCATCCCGGATCTCTTCATAAGAATAAAACTCGTTCTTTAACAGCCTTTTTAAAAATTTCTCCTTTGGCTCTGATTTAACATTTAAATAGGCGGAATAAGAATGAATATGGTTGGATTGGAGAATCTCTTCTTTTTGCTGCCTGATTTCCGTCACCAGCTCATCGATCTTAATGGGCTTTAGAAAATAATTCTTAGCACCAAGCTGAATGGCCTTCTGTGCATATTTAAAATCCCCATAACCGCTTAATATAATGAAATTAGTCTGCAGCTTTTCATGTTTTACCCGTTCCATGAGCTGCAGTCCATCCATGCCGGGCATGCGGATATCAGTAATAACAATGTCCGGATTGCAGGACTTTATGATATCATATGCCTCCCTGCCATCCTCTGCAGTGCCCACTATGGTAATGCCGAACTGCTCCCAGGGAACGACCGTAGAAAGCCCGTTGCGGATGGCCGCTTCATCGTCTGCAATCAACAGAGTTATATTTTTATTTGCATCCATTATCCTGCCTTCCTCCCAAGTACAGCCAAAACCTTCTCCTCCGCTTCCTGAAACCAATGATCCTCAGGATTCACCAGGAGGATATATCGTATTTTTCCCAAAAGAGAAAGAACATATTGATCCTCACTGATCCGTGCATCATTTCCCAACTTCTCTATATGGGATTTTACCCCGTATTTCAGACAGTAAAAAATCTCCTGCCGCAGCTTCCTTCTGTAATCCCGGGAAACCTGAAGCTTTTCATTGACCACGATCCCCGTAACTGCCTGCCTCCCGTTACGGTACAAAATCCTGGTCTTGGTTTCATTCAGTTCAAACCCCATGGCATTTAAAAAGCCGGAAACCTTCCTGATAACCAGGCCCGGATTAAAATCACCGGAAAACGTCATATCATCGCAGTATCTGGTATAGGAAATTCCCTTGCCTTCGCACCATTTGTTTATGGATTCATCAAAATGCTTCATAACCAGATTGGAAACCGCAGGCGAAGTTGGCGCTCCCTGAGGCAGAAAATCGTTGCAGCAGCATAAGGCAGTCAGCATGGTCCCTACTGACGTAGGGAAATATTGGACGGGAAACGCACTGCTTAATACCATTGGAAATGAAATACTTCCGAAAAAATCTTTTATATCCAGCTTTACCACCACGTTCTTTCCCCTATGAACTGCGGCATTGGACACCACTCCTGCACCCTTGTGATAGGCTGTGGCACAGCCGGAAACAGAATATCCGTCCAGAATGTGGTGCAGGATATTCCTCTGTATTTTCATGAGCATGTAATCCGGAACCAGAAGCTTCCTGGATTTTCCGTTCTTTTTTGGTATCAATACAATACCATAATGGCGTTCCGCGTGGTTGCTGAACGCATAAAGACATGCCATTACCTTCTGGTCCGGCCATCTGGTATTCCCCAGAAGCCGGAAAGATAGCAGCATGTCTCTGCAGTAATCCGGTGTGCAGTATTTCCACAAATCTGTCTGATACATCGGCTCCTCCATACCAGTAATATTTTAAAATTCTTCCTTTATTTACGAAAAAACAACAGAAGCAATACAAATTTGATGCCGTAAGATGCGAAGACGTACAAGCCGCAGGCGGAAGCACATGCAATGTGCGGAAGTACTTCGCAGCAGATTACGGCCTTTTTCCATACCATGAAAATCCCGGCAGCGACTCGCTGCCCGGCCGGAGATTTATTCTGCCGGCAGCTGAGAAAAACACGCTATGCAGGTTTTTCTCAGCTGCCGCGGCATGGGCCAAACGTATATACATCATATTCCTTTGGCCCATTTCTCGCGGAAATACTATTGCTTCTGCTGTTATACTAATTATTCTATCACAATGACTTCAAATATTCCACTGTTTTGCTGGCAAAGTATGGTCTTAAGTCCTTCCGCGGCAGTAATTTACTTTAAAGTGTCAAAGTTTAACGTGTAAAAGCGTTGACAAGTCTCCTCCAATGGATTACAATGGGGATTAAATATTTGCAAAAGAAAGGGAAAGAAACATATGATCATCATCATGAAACCTAACGCTTCCGAGGAAGCTGTCGGTAAAATAAAAGACTTAATCGAATCAAACGGACTTCAGGCCCATTTATCAAAAGGGACGGAAGTGACCATTGTAGGCGTTGTAGGCGATAAAACAAAGCTTCAGGGCGCAAACATCGAACTGCTGGAAGGCGTAGACAAGATCGTCGCTGTGACCGAAACCTACAAGCTGGTGAATAAAAAATTCCATCCGGAAGATTCTGTCATAACCATTGGAAACGCAAAGATCGGCCCAGGATACCTCACCATGATGGCCGGTCCCTGTGCCATTGAAAATCACGATATGCTCCTGAAAACAGCTTTTGCCGTAAAAAAGGCCGGGGCACAGTTCCTGCGCGGCGGAGCCTATAAGCCCAGGACCTCTCCTTACGCATTCCAGGGCCTGGAGGAAGAAGGGCTTAAATACATGAAAGAAGCCAGGGAAGCCACCGGGCTTAATATTGTATGCGAAGTCACAAGCCTGCGGTCCCTTGAAACAGCCGTAAAATATGTGGACATGATCCAGATCGGCGCGCGGAACATGCAGAATTTCGAGCTTTTAAAAGAAGCCGGAAAAGCAGGAATTCCCGTTCTGTTAAAGAGAGGACTTTCCGCCACCATTGATGAATGGCTGAACGCGGCGGAATACATTGCTTCTGAAGGAAATCCCAATATCGTGCTTTGTGAACGCGGCATCCGTACATACGAAACTGCTACCAGAAACACCCTGGATATCAGCGCCGTACCGGTTATCCGCACAAAGAGCCACCTTCCTATCATCGTCGATCCAAGCCATGCCACCGGAGTGCGGGCGTATATTGAGCCCATCTCAAAAGCTGCCATAGCAGTGGGCGCCGACGGACTGATCGTGGAGGTTCATCCTTGTCCCTCCTGCGCTCTGTCCGACGGCCCTCAGTCCCTGACCTTTGAACAGTTTGAAAAGCTGACGGAAGAATTACAGCCTTACGCCAGGCTTGCGGGGAGGACAACTTCATGAGTGATGCCTCCATTGCCTTTATCGGGCTTGGTCTCATCGGCGGCTCCATTGCAAGAGGGATCAAGCGTGAAGAACCCAATACAACGATCATGGCCTACATGCGTACCCGGTCCAGGCTTTTGCATGCAAAAGAAGACGGAATCGTAGATGTCATCCTGGATGGAATCGGAGAAGAGCTTCGGGAATGCGATCTCATCTTTCTCTGCACTCCTGTGGAGTACAATGCAAAGTATTTGTCGGAAATCCAGCCCTTCTTAAAGCCGGGAGCCATTATCACCGATGTAGGCAGCACCAAGACGGATATCCATGAAGAGGTAAACCGCCTTGGTATGGAAAGCCAGTTTGTGGGAGGTCACCCAATGGCCGGTTCGGAAAAGACCGGATACGAAAACTCCACCGACCATTTGCTTGAAAATGCTTATTATATTATCACCCCCACCGCTGCTTCCACAGAAGAACAGGTAAACCGTCTGGTGCGGATCGCGGGCATGATCGGCTCCATTCCCCTTGTCCTTGATTATCACGAACACGACTTTATTACCGCCGCAATCAGCCATCTTCCCCATATCATAGCTTCCAGCCTGGTAAACCTTGTAAAGTCTTCCGACAATCAAGAAGGGATTATGAAGCGGCTTGCTGCCGGAGGTTTTAAGGACATTACAAGAATCGCCTCATCCTCACCGGAAATGTGGGAGCAGATCTGCATGACAAACAGCGGGAATCTTTCCGTGATTCTGGAACGCTATATCTCCTCTTTAAGCAAGATTTTAAAGGAGCTTAAGGAAAATGACAGCCAATTTATTTACCAGCTTTTTGAAACCTCCAGGGATTACCGCAATTCCTTTTCAGAAAAGGTTCCCGGATCCATTGCTCCGGATTATTCCTTTACAGTGGATATGGCTGACGAAGTGGGTGCTATCTCCACCTTATCCGTCATCCTGGCTGCAAAAGGCATCAGCATTAAGAACATTGGCATCAACCACAACCGGGAGCATGGAGAAGGCACTTTAAGGATTGCTTTCTATGACAAAGAGACCATGGACAACGCATGGAAACAGCTGGAACGGTACCACTACGATTTAATTTCAAATTAAAAGAGAGGATCCTTATGAAATTCATGAAAGCCTCCCCTTTAAAGGGCGAAATAACCATACCGGGTGACAAATCCATCTCTCACCGCAGCGTGATGTTTGGTTCCATTGCAAAGGGAACCACGGAAATCAGCCACTTTCTTCAAGGAGCTGACTGCCTTTCCACTATCAGCTGTTTCAGGCAAATGGGAATTCAGATTGAAAACAACCATAACACCGTCATTGTCCACGGAAACGGACTCCGGGGACTAAAACGGCCGGAAACCATCTTAGACTGCGGGAACAGCGGAACCACCACCCGCCTGATCTCCGGCCTTTTGGCTGCCCAGGATTTTGACGTAACCATAACCGGAGATGAATCCATTCAGAAACGTCCCATGAAGCGAATTATGGAGCCATTGTCCATGATGGGTGCTGATATAAAGAGTGTAAAAGAAAACGGCTGCGCTCCCCTTTCCATAACCGGCAAAAAGCTTCATGGCATCCATTATTCCAGTCCTGTGGCCTCCGCCCAGATAAAATCCTGTATTCTTTTAGCCGGACTGTATGCAGAGGGTGAGACAAAAGTGACGGAACCCTATGTATCCAGAAATCACTCTGAAATCATGCTGAAACACTTTGGAGCCAACGTGAAAACAGAAGGTACCACTGCCTGTATCGCTCCTGCCAAAGAGCTTTACGGCAATAAAATCGTTGTGCCGGGAGATATCTCTTCTGCTGCTTATTTTATTGCTGCAGGCCTGATGATTCCAGGCTCGGAAATACTGATCAAGAACGTAGGCATCAATCCTACACGTGACGGGATCCTTCACGTATGCCGGGATATGGGTGCTGATATCACCCTTTTGGATGGGAATACGGATTCCGGGGAACCTACCGCGGATATCCTGGTAAAATCCGGCTCTCTCCATGGCGTTACCATAGGCGGTGCCATCATTCCCACTTTGATCGACGAGCTTCCCATGATCGCTGCCATGGCCTGCCTTGCAGAAGGGGAAACCATTATTAAGGATGCGGCAGAATTAAAGGTAAAGGAATCCAACCGCATTGAGGTCATGGTGAAGAATTTATCTGCCATGGGCGCTGATGTTTCGGAAACTGAGGATGGCATGATCATCAGAGGCGGAAAACCTCTTCACGGCGCTGTCATAGACAGCAAACTGGATCACAGGATCGCTATGACCTTTGCGGTGACCGGACTGTGCGCAGAAGGGGAAACGGAGATTTTAGGCGCTGAATGTGTGAATATTTCATATCCGGAGTTCTATCAGGACCTGGAGAGATTGATGAGATGAAATGGATCAGTCACCATTTTATGACTGGAAAAGATGCCGGGAGAACATAAGTTCAGCCCGGCATCTTTTTATCGTATAGGAAAGTTCGTCCTATACGATAAAAACCCTCCGGGTGGATCGCACTGCGGCGGCAGGGTTGGATGTCGCTGGGGCAACCCGCCGCAGGCGGAGAATCCCGCTTGCGGGATTCTTTCTTGTTCTGATAATATGGATAAAAGTTTTTATAAAACCTGGATCTGGCACATCTTCATGGCTTCCAGTGCATTTTCATGGCTCTTTACGGTGACGCCTGCACAACAGGCTGAATCCACCTGCACCGGAGTTTCCGGAAGAAAGGCCTTGACTAACAGAGCATTGGAAATCACGCAGATATCCGTACATAAACCCACCAGCTCAATGGACTCATACTCTCTTTCTTTCACATACTCTCCAAGCTCTGCGCTGCCAAAGGTGTTTTTTTCAAATCGTTTTCCCTGGAACTCCTTTAGAAAATCATCCAGTTCCCAACCAGAAGTTTCCCTGATACAGTGAACCACGGGAAGATTTTTCCCCTCCTGGGAATTTAAATAATTCTCTTCATGGGTATCCAGGGTGAAGACCACCTCATCTCCTGCTGCCTGGTATTCCTCTATTTTTCTTTTTACTTTTGGGACAATAGACACCGCTTCCAAAGTTCCCAGGGAGCCGTCAATAAAATCCTTCTGCATATCTACTACGATCAATAACTTTTTCATGGACAAACCTCCGATAATAAATGTTGTTTATAGTTTATCACATTTTTTGCCTGTAAGCATATATTTTTTATCGCTTTTTGGATTATTAACAGCAACCATCTGAGGTCATGGTCAATCGGATATTCCCAATGACCAAAGGTCACAGCTCATTCCGTACCATCGGGCGGAGCCTCCGCTTCGCTGCCTGATAAGGTAAAAAAGGCGGACGGGACGTACAACAGCCCATTTGGGAAAGACAGGCAATTGCCTGCCTTTTTCAAATTAACAGTTGACAAATCCATACAGACGTATTAATATACTGATTAAATGAAATAATAATAAACCGTTGAAAAAGAAGAGTAAGCTTTCCTGCAATATTTCAGAGAGCCGCCGTTGGTGTGAGTGCGGTATAAAGCTGATAGCTGAATGGACTTTTGAGGGCGGCCCTGAATCCTTGTACCAGTAGGGGCTGACGGAGACCACAACCGTTATTTCTCGTGGCATATATGCTAGTATATGAAAAGTGGGCTTTTATAAAGTCAATTTGAGTGGCACCGCGGATTGTATGATTCGTCTCAAGTACGTTTTTTAACGTACTTGGGACTTTTTTTGTTTAATCAAGCCATCCGGCTCACTTTCTCGTCCTGTCAACGGGAACAATTTTAAGGAGGAAATATTATGAAAAAATCAATCAAGACTCTGTTACTGGCAGCTTTAGCTGCTGCTGCACTCTCCGGCTGTTCTTCCAAGGCGGCCCCAGAAAATACTTCTGATAACAATTCCACCTCCCAGGCTTCTTCCAGTGCAGATGCAGGAAGCTCTGCGGCGTCCTCTGAGAGTGAAAACTCCGAAGACGGCGCAGCCTATACCATCGGTATCGGACAGTTTGCCGAGCACGGTTCCTTAGATAACTGCCGGGAAGGCTTTTTACAGGGTCTTGCGGAAGAAGGGATCGAAGAAGGAAAGAATTTAACGGTTATGTATGAAAATGCACAGGCTGACGGAGGCACCGCAAGCCAGATC of the Lacrimispora indolis DSM 755 genome contains:
- the aroF gene encoding 3-deoxy-7-phosphoheptulonate synthase gives rise to the protein MIIIMKPNASEEAVGKIKDLIESNGLQAHLSKGTEVTIVGVVGDKTKLQGANIELLEGVDKIVAVTETYKLVNKKFHPEDSVITIGNAKIGPGYLTMMAGPCAIENHDMLLKTAFAVKKAGAQFLRGGAYKPRTSPYAFQGLEEEGLKYMKEAREATGLNIVCEVTSLRSLETAVKYVDMIQIGARNMQNFELLKEAGKAGIPVLLKRGLSATIDEWLNAAEYIASEGNPNIVLCERGIRTYETATRNTLDISAVPVIRTKSHLPIIVDPSHATGVRAYIEPISKAAIAVGADGLIVEVHPCPSCALSDGPQSLTFEQFEKLTEELQPYARLAGRTTS
- the aroA gene encoding 3-phosphoshikimate 1-carboxyvinyltransferase — its product is MKFMKASPLKGEITIPGDKSISHRSVMFGSIAKGTTEISHFLQGADCLSTISCFRQMGIQIENNHNTVIVHGNGLRGLKRPETILDCGNSGTTTRLISGLLAAQDFDVTITGDESIQKRPMKRIMEPLSMMGADIKSVKENGCAPLSITGKKLHGIHYSSPVASAQIKSCILLAGLYAEGETKVTEPYVSRNHSEIMLKHFGANVKTEGTTACIAPAKELYGNKIVVPGDISSAAYFIAAGLMIPGSEILIKNVGINPTRDGILHVCRDMGADITLLDGNTDSGEPTADILVKSGSLHGVTIGGAIIPTLIDELPMIAAMACLAEGETIIKDAAELKVKESNRIEVMVKNLSAMGADVSETEDGMIIRGGKPLHGAVIDSKLDHRIAMTFAVTGLCAEGETEILGAECVNISYPEFYQDLERLMR
- a CDS encoding response regulator gives rise to the protein MDANKNITLLIADDEAAIRNGLSTVVPWEQFGITIVGTAEDGREAYDIIKSCNPDIVITDIRMPGMDGLQLMERVKHEKLQTNFIILSGYGDFKYAQKAIQLGAKNYFLKPIKIDELVTEIRQQKEEILQSNHIHSYSAYLNVKSEPKEKFLKRLLKNEFYSYEEIRDEIHRLELKLNDSPFRVMVFSIEGKEDREQEDEFQQINYLMDIVSEELQETRYEFLVSSSSELLTIIHTLQPKAVPVNYRFLAARCLKRVNRDSTMDLTVGIGKEGAALTDCSNSYKTALMCLSYSFYEIEQKIFDETILCTTPPPAAANQMDYNNLIYSITTNQTGKIREFCREYFSQLLYVPMPSPNYIRGMCIYLITDIQKALGNGKEFSQAEAVLPINTIRTFEELKAYMEDFLVDCAGKQGSGGNGSKNQIIQAAEYYIKSHMGEKILAKDVARHVNLSDVYFTSYFKIKTGVNFRDYVIRIKMDYAKGLMERRPDMPVAEVAAAIGYDDYRSFYRVFKQNTGVAPSDYTRNSGKAP
- a CDS encoding prephenate dehydrogenase; the encoded protein is MSDASIAFIGLGLIGGSIARGIKREEPNTTIMAYMRTRSRLLHAKEDGIVDVILDGIGEELRECDLIFLCTPVEYNAKYLSEIQPFLKPGAIITDVGSTKTDIHEEVNRLGMESQFVGGHPMAGSEKTGYENSTDHLLENAYYIITPTAASTEEQVNRLVRIAGMIGSIPLVLDYHEHDFITAAISHLPHIIASSLVNLVKSSDNQEGIMKRLAAGGFKDITRIASSSPEMWEQICMTNSGNLSVILERYISSLSKILKELKENDSQFIYQLFETSRDYRNSFSEKVPGSIAPDYSFTVDMADEVGAISTLSVILAAKGISIKNIGINHNREHGEGTLRIAFYDKETMDNAWKQLERYHYDLISN
- a CDS encoding cysteine hydrolase family protein; its protein translation is MKKLLIVVDMQKDFIDGSLGTLEAVSIVPKVKRKIEEYQAAGDEVVFTLDTHEENYLNSQEGKNLPVVHCIRETSGWELDDFLKEFQGKRFEKNTFGSAELGEYVKEREYESIELVGLCTDICVISNALLVKAFLPETPVQVDSACCAGVTVKSHENALEAMKMCQIQVL
- a CDS encoding reverse transcriptase family protein codes for the protein MYQTDLWKYCTPDYCRDMLLSFRLLGNTRWPDQKVMACLYAFSNHAERHYGIVLIPKKNGKSRKLLVPDYMLMKIQRNILHHILDGYSVSGCATAYHKGAGVVSNAAVHRGKNVVVKLDIKDFFGSISFPMVLSSAFPVQYFPTSVGTMLTALCCCNDFLPQGAPTSPAVSNLVMKHFDESINKWCEGKGISYTRYCDDMTFSGDFNPGLVIRKVSGFLNAMGFELNETKTRILYRNGRQAVTGIVVNEKLQVSRDYRRKLRQEIFYCLKYGVKSHIEKLGNDARISEDQYVLSLLGKIRYILLVNPEDHWFQEAEEKVLAVLGRKAG